The Aphis gossypii isolate Hap1 chromosome 3, ASM2018417v2, whole genome shotgun sequence genome includes a region encoding these proteins:
- the LOC114128144 gene encoding uncharacterized protein LOC114128144: MSDVSKETLKKEIAALLKSADLTKTSAKKIRQELEKKLDTDLDDRKKEIDSLVMEAIKKAKATKKNGKGDSDDDNDDDDDDAENDDEDDDEEEEEVKPAKKAAAPKRKKADSSDESAGSDDDDGDKNDGDYSPKKGTPSKKKTPVAKRGRKKKDDSDSDEDWKGAKKGAKKAGAKRGGNSGYTKSVTLSPELASLMGSEALPRHEVVKKMWAIIKERNLYDPSNKQYAICDDDLMKVIGVKRFRTFGMMKFLKDHFIS, encoded by the exons ATGTCCGACGTGTCCAAAGAAACGCTGAAGAAAGAGATCGCcg ctcTCCTAAAATCAGCAGATTTGACGAAAACTTCTGCAAAGAAAATAAGGCAggaacttgaaaaaaaattagatacagATCTTGATGatcg gaAAAAAGAAATTGACTCATTAGTAATGGAAGCAATTAAAAAAGCTAAAGCTACCAAAAAGAATGGTAAAGGTGATagtgatgatgataatgatgatgacGATGATGATGCAGAAAATGACGATGAAGACGATgatgaagaagaagaagaagtgAAACCAGCTAAAAAGGCAGCTGCTCCTAAGCGCAAGAAGGCTGATAGCAGTGATGAAAGCGCTGGTTCTGATGAT GATGATGGTGACAAAAATGACGGTGACTATAGTCCTAAGAAAGGTACTCCCTCAAAAAAGAAGACCCCTGTTGCAAAACGAGGACGTAAGAAGAAGGATGACAGTGACAGTGATGAGGACTGGAAAGGAGCCAAAAAGGGAGCAAAGAAAGCTGgg GCCAAACGAGGAGGCAATAGTGGATATACTAAATCAGTAACACTTAGTCCAGAACTTGCTTCTCTTATGGGATCTGAAGCTTTACCTCGCCACgaagttgttaaaaaaatgtgggCAATTATCAAAGAGAGAAATCTTTAT GATCCATCTAATAAACAATACGCTATTTGTGATGATGATTTGATGAAAGTTATTGGAGTAAAACGTTTCAGAACTTTTGGTATGATGAAGTTCTTAAAAGatcattttatatcataa
- the LOC114128146 gene encoding cilia- and flagella-associated protein 206-like isoform X1, with the protein MLPQEKHIRKVIKGCFERGVQVSEELTYVFFKCWLLNPNVKNLKKQPLKIAMDNIINQCIQRLSVQKDPAILCIKMQLLVENDYKNRGFIINKVYEENNQKIRPLLNDILDNIDHAGHTMSINNQKIIQYIILSNYMGDPTSPILVQEISDTLNSVLNRTKLSEFKNQLSSLKINQLKEISNSVCGIWLYNMDCKNIREDTLDMIDTLPNAVDLLLQNIEQEMRDNFKKVTMITSWIFQYYKVYNDILAPIFVIRINLAAVTLKKLNDNKTALVFYLQYQKNLETIKNDLNKLKIELHALLNKFNITLKKIKNIKYTNDFDDDTICVELRNISIIWSDIRGIMNYLSITCNLIYTMKQMTNELINISEDFDSTLIMNTTPTNNEEMYTIIETYPLNPMCEWHLPTASADNERNFFADGYCVVMIVETEGTLIKHDKSLGVIQYSDEWFGFSSIQAALHFGTKPTYYLNHFLNLVKSKTHLLSFFNLYEQMAETQQNPNKIIREKEKYKDAQVQTALYIHDTGSISNITHNSKEIKQCMKKNKKVIDTIDKTLKVATRSAQTVDVYKSVQVQTKLCDVGSNTMSEKATNTNQSVPQSSIRFKNMPYAGVEFYDINSLVCSTTTIRSAINCQTKFKD; encoded by the exons ATGTTGCCCCAAGAAAAACATATTAGGAAAGTGATCAAAGGATGTTTCGAACGGGGAGTCCAAGTCTCCGAGGAACTTACATATGTATTT tttaaATGCTGGTTATTAAATCCCAATgtgaagaatttaaaaaaacaaccgttaaaaattgcaatggataatattataaaccagtGTATTCAGCGTTTATCTGTACAAAAGGACCCagctatattatgcattaaaatgCAACTACTCGTAGAGaacgattataaaaatagag gatttatcataaataaggtttatgaagaaaataatcaaaaaattagaCCATTGTTGAACGACATTCTAGATAATATAGATCACGCGGGCCACACAATGAGCATcaacaatcaaaaaataatacagtatataattttatcaaactatATGGGAGATCCAACTTCACCAATATTAGTTCAGGAAATTTCtg ATACATTAAATAGCGTATTAAATCGAACAAAattatcagaatttaaaaaccaattatcatctttaaaaataaaccagtTAAAAGAAATATCGAATTCAGTATGTGGCATTTGGCTTTACAACAtggattgtaaaaatattagagaAGATACATTGGAta TGATAGATACACTTCCTAATGCCGTCGATTTGCttctacaaaatattgaacagGAGATGAGAGACAATTTTAAGAAAGTGACAATGATAACTTCATGGATATTTcaatactataaagtatacaatGACATTTTAGCtccaatatttgttatacggATAAATTTAGCAGctgttacattaaaaaaactaaacgatAATAAAACTGCATTGGTATTTTATCTACagtaccaaaaaaatttaga aacCATCAAAAacgatttgaataaattaaaaattgaattgcaCGCATTGCTCAATAAATTCAACAtcacattgaaaaaaataaaaaacattaaatatacgaATGACTTTGATGATGATACTATTTGT GTAGAACTtagaaatatatcaattatttggaGTGACATAAGAGGGATTATGAACTATTTGAGCATCACatgcaatttaatatacacCATGAAGCAAATGACAAATGaa ttaattaacaTAAGTGAAGATTTTGATAGTACATTGATCATGAATACAACTCCAACCAATAATGaagaaatgtatacaattattgagaCATACCCATTAAATCCAATGTGTGAATGGCATCTGCCTACAGCCAGTGCAGATAATGAAAGAAACTTTTTT GCAGATGGATATTGTGTAGTGATGATTGTTGAAACTGAAGgaacattaataaaacatgacAAAAGCTTAGGTGTAATACAGTATTCTGATGAATGGTTTGGCTTTTCAAGTATTCAAGCAGCACTACATTTTGGTACCAAACCAACATA CTATTTGAACCACTTTTTAAACTTAGTGAAGtctaaaacacatttattatcatttttcaacTTATATGAACAAATGGCAGAAACACAACAAAATCccaataaaat AATTAGGGAAAAGGAGAAGTACAAAGATGCACAAGTGCAAACAGCACTTTATATACACGACACAGGTTCCATAAGCAACATCACCCATAATTCAAaggaaataaaacaatgtatgAAAAAGAATAAGAAAGTAATTGACACTAtcgataaaacattaaaagtaGCAACCCGAAGTGCACAAACTGTAGATGTTTATAAATCAGTTCAAGTGCAAACCAAATTATGTGATGTTGGCTCTAACACTATGAGTGAAAAAGCCACAAACACAAATCAGTCAGTTCCTCAATCATCCATACGGTTTAAAAACATGCCTTATGCAGGCGTAGAGTTTTACGATATAAACAGTTTAGTATGCTCAACTACAACAATAAGGTCCGCTATCAATTGTCAAACAAAATTCAAAGACTAA
- the LOC114128145 gene encoding ADP-ribosylation factor-like protein 3 isoform X2 produces the protein MGLLSMLKRLRSSPDKELRILLLGLDNAGKTTLMKKLASEDVSHITPTQGFNIKSVQADGMKLNVWDIGGQRKIRPYWRNYFEFTDILIYVVDSADRKRVDETGFELNELLNDDKLAGVPVLVYANKQDLALAAKASEIAQELNLHLIRDRPWQIQACSGIRGEGIKEGLEWISQNVKKK, from the exons ATG GGGTTGTTGTCAATGCTGAAGCGGTTACGATCATCGCCAGACAAGGAACTTCGCATCCTGCTACTAGGTCTGGATAACGCAGGAAAGACGACGCTGATGAAGAAACTCGCGTCCGAAGATGTTTCGCACATAACGCCTACGCAAGGTTTCAACATTAAATCCGTTCAGGCTGACGGCATGAAACTGAACGTGTGGGACATCGGTGGACAGCGCAAGATTAGACCGTATTGGCGCAATTATTTCGAATTCACCGACATACTA ATTTACGTAGTGGACAGCGCAGACAGAAAACGCGTGGACGAAACAGGATTCGAACTGAACGAACTGCTCAACGACGACAAATTAGCCGGTGTACCAGTGTTGGTATACGCCAACAAACAAGATTTGGCGTTGGCGGCAAAAGCTTCGGAAATAGCGCAAGAACTTAACTTGCATCTAATTCGTGATCGGCCGTGGCAAATACAGGCTTGTTCAGGTATACGCGGGGAAGGCATcaaa gaAGGATTGGAATGGATCagtcaaaatgtaaaaaagaagtaa
- the LOC114128145 gene encoding ADP-ribosylation factor-like protein 3 isoform X1, which translates to MLQGLLSMLKRLRSSPDKELRILLLGLDNAGKTTLMKKLASEDVSHITPTQGFNIKSVQADGMKLNVWDIGGQRKIRPYWRNYFEFTDILIYVVDSADRKRVDETGFELNELLNDDKLAGVPVLVYANKQDLALAAKASEIAQELNLHLIRDRPWQIQACSGIRGEGIKEGLEWISQNVKKK; encoded by the exons ATGCTGCAGGGGTTGTTGTCAATGCTGAAGCGGTTACGATCATCGCCAGACAAGGAACTTCGCATCCTGCTACTAGGTCTGGATAACGCAGGAAAGACGACGCTGATGAAGAAACTCGCGTCCGAAGATGTTTCGCACATAACGCCTACGCAAGGTTTCAACATTAAATCCGTTCAGGCTGACGGCATGAAACTGAACGTGTGGGACATCGGTGGACAGCGCAAGATTAGACCGTATTGGCGCAATTATTTCGAATTCACCGACATACTA ATTTACGTAGTGGACAGCGCAGACAGAAAACGCGTGGACGAAACAGGATTCGAACTGAACGAACTGCTCAACGACGACAAATTAGCCGGTGTACCAGTGTTGGTATACGCCAACAAACAAGATTTGGCGTTGGCGGCAAAAGCTTCGGAAATAGCGCAAGAACTTAACTTGCATCTAATTCGTGATCGGCCGTGGCAAATACAGGCTTGTTCAGGTATACGCGGGGAAGGCATcaaa gaAGGATTGGAATGGATCagtcaaaatgtaaaaaagaagtaa
- the LOC114128146 gene encoding cilia- and flagella-associated protein 206-like isoform X2 yields MLPQEKHIRKVIKGCFERGVQVSEELTYVFFKCWLLNPNVKNLKKQPLKIAMDNIINQCIQRLSVQKDPAILCIKMQLLVENDYKNRGFIINKVYEENNQKIRPLLNDILDNIDHAGHTMSINNQKIIQYIILSNYMGDPTSPILVQEISDTLNSVLNRTKLSEFKNQLSSLKINQLKEISNSVCGIWLYNMDCKNIREDTLDMIDTLPNAVDLLLQNIEQEMRDNFKKVTMITSWIFQYYKVYNDILAPIFVIRINLAAVTLKKLNDNKTALVFYLQYQKNLETIKNDLNKLKIELHALLNKFNITLKKIKNIKYTNDFDDDTICVELRNISIIWSDIRGIMNYLSITCNLIYTMKQMTNELINISEDFDSTLIMNTTPTNNEEMYTIIETYPLNPMCEWHLPTASADNERNFFADGYCVVMIVETEGTLIKHDKSLGVIQYSDEWFGFSSIQAALHFGTKPTYYLNHFLNLVKSKTHLLSFFNLYEQMAETQQNPNKM; encoded by the exons ATGTTGCCCCAAGAAAAACATATTAGGAAAGTGATCAAAGGATGTTTCGAACGGGGAGTCCAAGTCTCCGAGGAACTTACATATGTATTT tttaaATGCTGGTTATTAAATCCCAATgtgaagaatttaaaaaaacaaccgttaaaaattgcaatggataatattataaaccagtGTATTCAGCGTTTATCTGTACAAAAGGACCCagctatattatgcattaaaatgCAACTACTCGTAGAGaacgattataaaaatagag gatttatcataaataaggtttatgaagaaaataatcaaaaaattagaCCATTGTTGAACGACATTCTAGATAATATAGATCACGCGGGCCACACAATGAGCATcaacaatcaaaaaataatacagtatataattttatcaaactatATGGGAGATCCAACTTCACCAATATTAGTTCAGGAAATTTCtg ATACATTAAATAGCGTATTAAATCGAACAAAattatcagaatttaaaaaccaattatcatctttaaaaataaaccagtTAAAAGAAATATCGAATTCAGTATGTGGCATTTGGCTTTACAACAtggattgtaaaaatattagagaAGATACATTGGAta TGATAGATACACTTCCTAATGCCGTCGATTTGCttctacaaaatattgaacagGAGATGAGAGACAATTTTAAGAAAGTGACAATGATAACTTCATGGATATTTcaatactataaagtatacaatGACATTTTAGCtccaatatttgttatacggATAAATTTAGCAGctgttacattaaaaaaactaaacgatAATAAAACTGCATTGGTATTTTATCTACagtaccaaaaaaatttaga aacCATCAAAAacgatttgaataaattaaaaattgaattgcaCGCATTGCTCAATAAATTCAACAtcacattgaaaaaaataaaaaacattaaatatacgaATGACTTTGATGATGATACTATTTGT GTAGAACTtagaaatatatcaattatttggaGTGACATAAGAGGGATTATGAACTATTTGAGCATCACatgcaatttaatatacacCATGAAGCAAATGACAAATGaa ttaattaacaTAAGTGAAGATTTTGATAGTACATTGATCATGAATACAACTCCAACCAATAATGaagaaatgtatacaattattgagaCATACCCATTAAATCCAATGTGTGAATGGCATCTGCCTACAGCCAGTGCAGATAATGAAAGAAACTTTTTT GCAGATGGATATTGTGTAGTGATGATTGTTGAAACTGAAGgaacattaataaaacatgacAAAAGCTTAGGTGTAATACAGTATTCTGATGAATGGTTTGGCTTTTCAAGTATTCAAGCAGCACTACATTTTGGTACCAAACCAACATA CTATTTGAACCACTTTTTAAACTTAGTGAAGtctaaaacacatttattatcatttttcaacTTATATGAACAAATGGCAGAAACACAACAAAATCccaataaaatgtaa
- the LOC114128148 gene encoding uncharacterized protein LOC114128148, with protein sequence MIRSPFNAALLLALLLAGPAVTSSVDSNDVDDGEENPFLEAAKSLLQDSLASGQGGGAAAGLGSVLQSFMQTEGAKSGLGSIVSGLAAAKGSVDPQMIGQLVGMFAGGAAADKSSSGNDDGPGVDWSSMIDLASGFMSSTAGTGQGSSIEGFMNVLPVLVNAFSGGHKHSDDPEVEDFEEHERHARASTFLPPFLSSAYVYWEHFKNSELGTTLWKNSGLGSILKLFIDRDGHFQVDKIFESMENATFRRRWVRSLTSFVAEWIKHVSDPNTQARYLSTTQFIMNGFLKSQGYSKAAQFDQARPAESLSFLADAVFKRQFGLKVNSATYIKPAIAYIQEVFRLGQSKGLSLQHLTSKEIEEKLSELLNHEIIDPVLRVWRVYRFVGKKPECDRYLVCSINRKGQYPDSKTGLKPGVTKLSSLIASWFLSGQTGTPFWKLYNAATEDHNCSTKYSANCQEFHEEDLKATTEYFHNEL encoded by the exons ATGATCCGGTCACCGTTCAACGCGGCGCTGTTGCTGGCCCTGCTTCTGGCTGGACCCGCGGTCACGTCCTCGGTGGACAGCAACGACGTGGACGACGGCGAGGAGAACCCGTTCCTGGAAGCGGCCAAGTCGCTGCTGCAAGACTCCCTGGCCAGCGGACAGGGCGGCGGTGCCGCCGCCGGCTTGGGCTCCGTGCTCCAGTCGTTCATGCAGACAGAGGGCGCCAAGTCCGGGCTGGGATCGATCGTTTCCGGTCTGGCGGCGGCCAAGGGTTCCGTCGACCCACAGATGATCGGCCAACTCGTCGGCATGTTTGCCGGCGGTGCGGCTGCGGACAAATCGTCGTCCGGCAACGACGACGGGCCCGGTGTGGACTGGAGTTCCATGATCGACTTGGCTTCCG GATTCATGTCATCGACGGCAGGCACAGGCCAGGGTTCGTCGATCGAGGGTTTCATGAACGTACTTCCTGTGTTGGTGAATGCGTTCAGTGGCGGTCACAAGCATTCCGACGATCCAGAAGTGGAGGATTTCGAAGAACACGAGCGACACGCTAGGGCCTCGACCTTCCTGCCACCGTTCCTGAGCAGTGCATACGTGTACTGGgaacatttcaaaaacagCGAGCTAGGTACGACCTTGTGGAAGAACAGTGGCCTGGGCAGCATCTTGAAGCTGTTTATCGATAGGGACGGTCACTTCCAAGTGGACAAGATATTCGAGTCTATGGAAAACGCCACGTTCAGGCGACGATGGGTCAGGAGTCTGACCAGTTTTGTCGCTGAATGGATTAAACACGTCTCCGACCCGAACACACAAGCCAG atatttgtcGACGACACAATTTATCATGAACGGATTCTTAAAGTCTCAAGGTTATTCTAAAGCAGCCCAATTCGATCAAGCAAGGCCAGCGGAATCGTTGAGTTTCCTGGCCGACGCCGTGTTTAAACGACAGTTTGGACTCAAAGTAAATTCTGCAACTTACATCAAACCTGCGATAGCATATATACAA GAAGTGTTTAGATTGGGTCAAAGCAAAGGATTGAGTTTGCAACATTTAACCTCTAAGGAAATCGAAGAAAAACTATCGGAACTGTTAAATCACGAAATAATTGACCCGGTGCTCAGAGTATGGAGGGTGTACAGGTTCGTAGGCAAGAAACCAGAATGTGATCGTTACTTGGTGTGCAGTATTAATCGTAAAGGGCAATACCCAGATAGCAAAACAGGACTCAAACCAGGTGTCACAAAACTCTCCAG TTTAATCGCTTCTTGGTTCCTGTCCGGTCAAACGGGAACACCGTTCTGGAAACTTTACAACGCTGCAACCGAAGACCACAACTGTTCG ACTAAATATTCAGCCAATTGTCAAGAATTCCACGAAGAGGATTTGAAAGCTACGACTGAATATTTCCACAACGAACTctaa
- the LOC114128145 gene encoding ADP-ribosylation factor-like protein 3 isoform X3 has product MLKRLRSSPDKELRILLLGLDNAGKTTLMKKLASEDVSHITPTQGFNIKSVQADGMKLNVWDIGGQRKIRPYWRNYFEFTDILIYVVDSADRKRVDETGFELNELLNDDKLAGVPVLVYANKQDLALAAKASEIAQELNLHLIRDRPWQIQACSGIRGEGIKEGLEWISQNVKKK; this is encoded by the exons ATGCTGAAGCGGTTACGATCATCGCCAGACAAGGAACTTCGCATCCTGCTACTAGGTCTGGATAACGCAGGAAAGACGACGCTGATGAAGAAACTCGCGTCCGAAGATGTTTCGCACATAACGCCTACGCAAGGTTTCAACATTAAATCCGTTCAGGCTGACGGCATGAAACTGAACGTGTGGGACATCGGTGGACAGCGCAAGATTAGACCGTATTGGCGCAATTATTTCGAATTCACCGACATACTA ATTTACGTAGTGGACAGCGCAGACAGAAAACGCGTGGACGAAACAGGATTCGAACTGAACGAACTGCTCAACGACGACAAATTAGCCGGTGTACCAGTGTTGGTATACGCCAACAAACAAGATTTGGCGTTGGCGGCAAAAGCTTCGGAAATAGCGCAAGAACTTAACTTGCATCTAATTCGTGATCGGCCGTGGCAAATACAGGCTTGTTCAGGTATACGCGGGGAAGGCATcaaa gaAGGATTGGAATGGATCagtcaaaatgtaaaaaagaagtaa